In Notamacropus eugenii isolate mMacEug1 chromosome 1, mMacEug1.pri_v2, whole genome shotgun sequence, one genomic interval encodes:
- the STN1 gene encoding CST complex subunit STN1 isoform X5, protein MQPEPKECEEETPSLLWGLDPVFLAFAKLYVKDILSIKESQQAPGVFFYNGHPIKQVDVLGTVVGVRERESFYSYGVDDSTGVINCICWKNSQDTKSSSAKVCSSVTGGQSLTSLFRKLQETIDKKTKLEIGDVVRMRGYIRVYREQREIHASSYYKVDDPVWNVQITRMLELPDIYRKVYDQPFPNGTVVKEEPVSNPGTLDLSSQTGLLSEKIQDFLVENKVQSFYQQELEAVDSLMAPANQPVVDRSCSEQANLESRPTSKAIHNLFKEAIRLLRKKGIVFQKTHDFTDLYYVTSHDKELHKKILSIIQDDCQKPRRKLCKYIL, encoded by the exons ATGCAGCCGGAGCCCAAAGAATGTGAAGAGGAGACCCCTTCCCTTTTATGGGGCTTGGATCCTGTGTTTTTAGCATTTGCAAAGTTGTATGTAAAGGATATACTGAGCATCAAAGAATCCCAGCAAGCTCCAG GTGTATTTTTTTATAATGGGCACCCAATAAAACAAGTGGATGTTTTGGGGACAGTAgttggagtgagagagagagagtcatttTACAGCTATGGAG TGGATGACAGTACAGGTGTTATAAACTGCATCTGCTGGAAAAACTCACAAGATACTAAGTCATCTTCAG CTAAAGTTTGTTCCAGTGTAACTGGTGGGCAGAGTTTAACCTCACTGTTTAGGAAATTGCAAGAAAccatagataagaaaactaaattgGAAATTGGGGATGTTGTTCGAATGAGAGGATATATCCGTGTCTACAGAGAGCAACGAGAGATCCATGCCTCCAGTTACT ATAAGGTGGATGATCCAGTGTGGAATGTTCAGATTACAAGAATGTTGGAGCTTCCAGATATCTACAGAAAAGTTTATGACCAGCCGTTTCCAAATGGCACAGTAGTAAAAGAAGAGCCGGTAAG CAATCCAGGTACCTTGGACCTTTCTAGTCAGACAGGTTTGCTGAGTGAAAAAATCCAAGACTTCCTTGTTGAGAACAAAGTGCAAAGCTTTTACCAACAAGAGCTAGAAGCCGTGGATTCTTTGATGGCTCCAGCCAATCAGCCTGTTGTTGACAGATCCTGCTCTGAACAG GCAAATTTAGAAAGCCGTCCAACTTCCAAAGCAATTCACAACCTATTTAAGGAAGCTATACGATTACTGCGGAAAAAGGGAATCGTCTTCCAGAAAACGCATGACTTTACTGACCTGTACTAT
- the STN1 gene encoding CST complex subunit STN1 isoform X3 — MQPEPKECEEETPSLLWGLDPVFLAFAKLYVKDILSIKESQQAPGVFFYNGHPIKQVDVLGTVVGVRERESFYSYGVDDSTGVINCICWKNSQDTKSSSAKVCSSVTGGQSLTSLFRKLQETIDKKTKLEIGDVVRMRGYIRVYREQREIHASSYYKVDDPVWNVQITRMLELPDIYRKVYDQPFPNGTVVKEEPVSNPGTLDLSSQTGLLSEKIQDFLVENKVQSFYQQELEAVDSLMAPANQPVVDRSCSEQYSDLSLATLLTLTLQMVFVRFLHSSGPNHSFLENDLSRIVAANLESRPTSKAIHNLFKEAIRLLRKKGIVFQKTHDFTDLYYVTSHDKELHKKILSIIQDDCQKPRRKLCKYIL; from the exons ATGCAGCCGGAGCCCAAAGAATGTGAAGAGGAGACCCCTTCCCTTTTATGGGGCTTGGATCCTGTGTTTTTAGCATTTGCAAAGTTGTATGTAAAGGATATACTGAGCATCAAAGAATCCCAGCAAGCTCCAG GTGTATTTTTTTATAATGGGCACCCAATAAAACAAGTGGATGTTTTGGGGACAGTAgttggagtgagagagagagagtcatttTACAGCTATGGAG TGGATGACAGTACAGGTGTTATAAACTGCATCTGCTGGAAAAACTCACAAGATACTAAGTCATCTTCAG CTAAAGTTTGTTCCAGTGTAACTGGTGGGCAGAGTTTAACCTCACTGTTTAGGAAATTGCAAGAAAccatagataagaaaactaaattgGAAATTGGGGATGTTGTTCGAATGAGAGGATATATCCGTGTCTACAGAGAGCAACGAGAGATCCATGCCTCCAGTTACT ATAAGGTGGATGATCCAGTGTGGAATGTTCAGATTACAAGAATGTTGGAGCTTCCAGATATCTACAGAAAAGTTTATGACCAGCCGTTTCCAAATGGCACAGTAGTAAAAGAAGAGCCGGTAAG CAATCCAGGTACCTTGGACCTTTCTAGTCAGACAGGTTTGCTGAGTGAAAAAATCCAAGACTTCCTTGTTGAGAACAAAGTGCAAAGCTTTTACCAACAAGAGCTAGAAGCCGTGGATTCTTTGATGGCTCCAGCCAATCAGCCTGTTGTTGACAGATCCTGCTCTGAACAG TATTCAGACCTGTCCCTGGCCACCCTCCTGACCTTAACACTCCAGATGGTCTTTGTCAGGTTCCTTCACAGCTCTGGACCCAACCATTCCTTTCTAGAGAATGACCTTTCCAGGATTGTTGCG GCAAATTTAGAAAGCCGTCCAACTTCCAAAGCAATTCACAACCTATTTAAGGAAGCTATACGATTACTGCGGAAAAAGGGAATCGTCTTCCAGAAAACGCATGACTTTACTGACCTGTACTAT